In the Agrococcus sp. Marseille-Q4369 genome, one interval contains:
- a CDS encoding ImmA/IrrE family metallo-endopeptidase has product MDLQRGAASLEGTSPTLSDLERLCGQLHLEVHTAALPQGFLGAFDHERQRILLARGLTPVEQRSVLAHELGHALLMHVGSSSADERAAERFAARVLIDPGALAAACRWARDDVELADELGVTVDIVQSYRDQLGSRRAA; this is encoded by the coding sequence ATGGACTTGCAGCGCGGCGCGGCATCGCTCGAAGGGACGAGCCCCACGCTGAGTGACCTCGAGCGGCTGTGCGGGCAGCTGCACCTCGAGGTGCACACCGCAGCGCTGCCGCAGGGCTTCCTCGGCGCCTTCGACCACGAGCGGCAGCGCATCCTGCTCGCCCGCGGGCTCACCCCCGTCGAGCAGCGGTCGGTGCTCGCGCACGAGCTCGGGCATGCCCTGCTCATGCACGTCGGCTCGTCGAGCGCCGACGAGCGAGCGGCTGAGCGCTTCGCGGCCCGCGTGCTCATCGACCCCGGCGCGCTCGCCGCGGCGTGCAGGTGGGCGCGCGACGACGTCGAGCTCGCCGACGAGCTGGGCGTCACGGTCGACATCGTGCAGAGCTACCGGGACCAGCTGGGCAGTCGGCGCGCCGCTTGA